The following DNA comes from Kaistia sp. 32K.
CCGCCGCGACCGCCCGGCCGAGGCCGCGCGATCCGCCGAAGACGAGTGCGGTCTTGTCGTTGAGTTTCAGATCCATGGCGATGCCCTGTTGTTCGAGGATGGCGGAGGCTCGCAAATCCCCCGGAGAAAAACCAGCCGTCGAAACAGAGACTTGGGGCGGCGAGCGTCGGGAGGTCTAGTCGTTCGAGCCCGGAATGAAGGCGTCGAAGGCGGCCCAGAACAGCCCGCGGATCGGATCGCGCTCCATCAGGATCTCATGCCGCGATCCCGGAATGACGATCTGCGCGCCGATCCGCATCTCGCGGGCGAAGCGCTCGATGGCGAGCGGCGACACCACGCGGTCCTCGCCGGCCGCGATCAAAAGCGTCGGAATGCGGATGCCGGCGGCGAAGGCCGGGTTGGCGGCCTCGTTCATCGCCCGGCAGGCGGCATGCAGCCAGGCAATCGTCGGTGCGCCGACCCCGAGTTCGGGCTGCGCCTTGCTGACGGCAAGGGTGCGGGCGAAACGGCGGGGATCGCTGGTCAGCGGATTGCCGGAGAAGCCGCGCTCCTCGACCTGGGCGATCTTGGCGCCCGGCGGGAAGGCATCGCCGAGGCCGAGCAGCGAGAAGGCGCCGGCGGTGAAATTGATCACCCGGCGCGACGGGGCGAAGCCGCCGAAATCGAGCAGCGGCGCCGCGAGCACCATGCGCGAGAAGACCTGGCGCGAGCGGCGCGCGACGCGCAGGCAGACGAGACCGCCGGTCGAATGCGCCAGCGCGAAATAGGGTGGCGGGCAATCCGGCAGCGCGACCTGCTGCATGAACGCCTCGAGGTCACGCTCATATTCGGAGAAATCGTCGACATGGCCCTTGAGAGGATTCGGAAGCCGCCGCTCGGAACCGCCCTGCCCGCGCCAGTCGAAGGTCGCGACCGCGAAGCCGCGCGCCAAAAGCTCGCCGACCACCTCGTAGTATTTCTCGATCGCCTCGGCCCGGCCGTGAACGAGACAGACCGTACCCTTGCGCTGGCCCGACGGCCGCCAGACCGCGGCACGCAGGCGGACGCCGTCCTCGGTCGTCACCGTCTGCTCGACCGCGCCGGCCGGAATCGGATTTTCGGAAAGGGTGATCAGGCTCATCCGCCGCGCAAGGTCCGCTTTCGAGGGTCTTTCGGGTTTAGCCGAGCCGCCCGGGGGCCACAAGCAAAGCGAGCAAATGAAAAGCCGGCGGCACCTTGCGATGCCACCGGCTGTCGGGCCGTTCTCGTGCGGGGGGCGGATCGAGACCGGCCGACGGTCGAAAGCCGAGGGAACCCGGCGATACGACTACCAGCGGCGCCAGTCGTCGCCCCAGCCGCCATGCCAGCCGCGATCGCCGCGCCAGCCATTGTCGACCACACGGCGGCGGAGGATGTCGCCGCTATAGGCATCGACCACCAGGATGAAGTCGCGGCCGCGCGCCGAGGCGCGGACGATCGACACGTCGCGCCGGTCGCGGATGATGTTGACGTCGTAATAGCCCTGCGAGCGGACCGCGCGGAAGATCTGGCGCGGGCTGAGCGGATAGCGCCGGTCGTCGCGATAGACCGGACGCGGACCGCCGCGTCCATCCTCGTAGCCGCCGCGGCCGCCTTCGAATCGGTAGTCCTGGGCCTGCGCCGCCATCGGGGCGGCGAGCGATCCGATCAGGACTGTCGTGGCGAGAAGGACCTTGATCATGTTCTGTCTCCGGGTGGGCCGGACGAGCAAGTCATCGCCGGCATTGAGGTGAGCTTGCCACCGGGCGCCTGAACACCATCCGAATTGGTCGTTCATGTGGCGTTCAGCGAGCCGGCGCACCGAATTCCGGGCGGGCCGAGGCCGGCGCCGGCGCGGGGCCGCCTAGCCTCTTGAAGACGTAACGGAAGGTTCCCACATCCAGTCTGCGGATGCCGATAGCGGGTCCGCGAGACGCGTGATGCCGGCCGGAAATGGCGGCAATGCGTGAGTTTTGATCCTATGTCGCTCTGAAGGAGGACACCCCATGCGTACGTTTGATCTGAGCCCCCTGTATCGCTCCACCGTCGGTTTCGACCGTCTCTTTTCGCTGCTCGACCAGACCACCGGCGTCGAAGGCGGCGTGCCCGGCTATCCGCCCTATAATATCGAGCGCACCGGCGAGAACGCCTACCGCATCACCATGGCGGTCGCCGGCTTCAACGACAGCGAACTCTCGATCGAGTCGCGTGAAAACACGCTGACCGTCAAGGGCGAGAAGAAGGTCGAGGACGGCCAGGACTCCGAGGTGCTGTATCGCGGCATCGCCGCGCGCTCCTTCGAGCGCCGGTTCCAGCTCGCCGACCATGTCGAGGTGAAAGGCGCCCGACTCGAAAACGGACTTCTCCACGTCGAACTCGTCCGCGAGATTCCGGAAGCGATGAAGCCGCGCACCATCGCGATCACCAGCGGCAAGTCCGCCGGCCAGCAGATCGAGGCGAAGGCCGCCTGATCCGAACTGCGATACAAGCCTGTTGATGGGGCGCCCCACGAATGTGGGGCGCCTATTTTCTAGGCGTCGACTGCTGAAATTATTCGCACGAAATTCTCGACTTCCTCGACGCGGGTCCGGAAGCTCGTGACCAGGCGAATGGCGACGAATTCGCCGCGCCGGTCGCGCTCGACCAGCCCTTCCGGCGACCACTCATAATAGACGGCCCCGGCCGCCCGCAGCCGCGCGTCCAGTTCGCGCGGGATCACCACGAACAGCTCGTTGCCGTCCGGCTCGAAGGCGAGCGAGGCTCCCGGCGTCGCCGTGATGCCGGCCGCCAGCCGGCTCGCCATCGCATTGGCGTGCGCCGCGAGCTCGAGCCAGTGACCGTCGGCGAGATAGGCGGAGAACTGGGCGGAGACGAAGCCGCTCTTCGAGAACAGGTGGCCGGCCCGCTTGCGGTGGAATTCGAAGCCGCGCGCCTGCGCCTTGTCGAAGAAGATCACCGCCTCGGCGGCGAAGCAGCCATTCTTCGAGCCGCCGAAGGAGAGCACGTCGACGCCGGCGCGCCAGCTGGCCTCGGCCGGCGAGACGCCGAGCCCGGCAACCGCGTTGCCGAAGCGCGCGCCGTCCATGTGCAGCGGCAGGCCCGCGCCGTGCGCGACGGCCGCCAAAGCGGCGATTTCCGTGGGTTCGTAGGCGGTGCCGGCCTCGGTCAGCTGGCTGATCGAGACCGCCACCGGCTGGCCGTGATGCACCGCCTCGGCCGGATAGAGCGCGATCGCCGCCGCGAGATCCGCCGGATGCAGCTTGCCATCGGCGCCGTCGATCCGGTGCAGGCGGGCGCCATTGCCGAAGAACTCCGGCGCCCCGCCCTCGTCGACCGCGATGTGGGCGTCGCGGTGGCAGAAGACCACCCCGCCCGGCCGGCCGAACTGGGCCAGCGCCAGCGCGTTGGCGGCGGTTCCGGTCGCCACGAAGAAGACGGCGACGTCGCGCTCGAAGACGCGCGCGAAGGCCGCTTCCACCGACGCCGTCAGCGGATCGTTTCCATAGGCCGGCGCGCGGGCGCCGGCGGCTTCGACGAGGGCGGCCGCCACGCGGTCGGAGGCCCCTGTCCAGTTGTCGCTTGCGAAGATCATCGCGCCATATCGCGGCGGAGCGGTACGAAGCGCAAGCCCCCTTATGCGGCGAAGTGGCTCGAATGGCGCCGCCTAATTCCACGGCGGCCGATGCCTAAAAATGCAGCAAGAAATGCGCCCAAATCGACCAACTCGGTGACGCAGCGTCAGACACACGTTTCGCAATTTTGTTACGTTCAGGGCCGACATTCATCAACGAAACTGTGATGGCCACGTACCTTTCGAAACAAACATAATGCGTGATCATCAGCGCGCTTGCCGTGGGGAAAGAGTTCTGGCATTTTGGCGCGCCGTCAATTAGGACAGCCTTACTGTCCCATTATCGAGTGCAACGCCAAGCGATCATGGGCATTGGGAGACGGGGCAAGCGGGGGTCGGAATGAACCTTGCTTGCGACACGGACGCGGCCCGGAAAGGTCGTCGTCGCGCCCCTTCCGGCGCGGCGGAGGATTTGGACGCGAAGCGTCTCAAGTATCGAATGCGGCGGGTACGCCGGTTGGTCATCCAAACGTCCCCAGGGACGGGCGGGAGAGCGGCCGGTCGAGACGTCGAATGATGAACCATAGAGGATGAGAGGGCACTCAGATGCCGAAGGTCTTACGCGAAGCGGAAATGCAGATGGCAGCAGCGGCAACGGCCCGCGCGGCCAAAAGCACGGCCGCCCGCAATAAGGCCGGCGGAATCGGCGCCCAGGGCCTTTATGATCCGCGCAACGAGCACGACGCCTGCGGCGTCGGCTTCATCGCGAACCTGAAGAACGAGAAGTCGCACCGCATCGTCCAGAGCGGCCTGCAGATCGTCCGCAACCTCGAGCATCGCGGCGCGGTCGGCGCGGATCCGCTGATGGGCGACGGAGCGGGCATGCTCGTGCAGATTCCGCATCGCTTTTTCGCCGAGGAAGCGACCCGGCTCGGCTTCGCCGTCGGCGAGCCCGGCTCCTATGCCGTCGGCTTCCTCTTCCTGCCGCAGGACGCGGAAGTCCGCGCCGGCATGGAGAAGATCGTCGAGGAAGTCGTCGCCTCCGAGGGCCAGGAGTTGCTCGGCTGGCGTAACGTGCCCGTCGACAACTCGTCGCTTTCCAAGGCGCCCGAGATCGCGGCGACCGAACCGCACCATCGCCAGGTCTTCATCGGCCGCGGCAAGGGCATCGCCAACGAGGCCGAGTTCGAGCGGCGGCTGTTCATCATCCGCAAGGTGATCTCCAACCGCATCTACGCGGCCTATTCCGGCCTCGACAACGACTTCTACGTCGTGTCGCTGTCGGCGCGGACGATCGTCTACAAGGGCATGTTCCTGGCGGAGCAGCTCGGCGCCTATTATCTCGACTTCCACGACGAGCGCTTCGAGAGCGCGATCGCGCTCGTGCACCAGCGCTTCTCGACCAACACCTTCCCGTCCTGGCGGCTGGCCCACCCCTACCGCATGGTCGCGCACAACGGCGAGATCAACACGGTTCGCGGCAACGTCAACTGGATGGCGGCGCGGCAGGCCTCGGTCGACAGTGAGCTCTACGGCAACGACATCTCGAAGCTGTGGCCGATCTCCTATGAGGGGCAGTCGGACACCGCCTGCTTCGACAACGCGCTCGAATTCCTGGTCCAGGGCGGCTATTCGCTGCCGCACGCGGCCATGATGCTGATCCCCGAGGCCTGGGCGGGCAACCCGCTCATGGACGAGCAGCGGCGCGCCTTCTACGAGTACCATGCCGCCCTGATGGAGCCCTGGGACGGGCCGGCCGCCGTCGCCTTCACCGACGGCGTGCGGATCGGCGCGACGCTCGACCGCAACGGCCTGCGGCCGGCGCGCTACCTCGTCACCGAGGATGGCGACGTGCTGCTGTCGTCCGAATCCGGCGTGCTGCCGATCCCGGAAGAGAAGATCATCACCAAGTGGCGGCTGCAGCCTGGCCGCATGCTGCTGATCGACCTCGAGCAGGGCCGCATCGTCTCCGACGAGGAGATCAAGACCGAGCTCGCCACCAAGCTCCCCTACCAGGAGTGGCTGGCGCGCACCCAGATCGTGCTGGAAGACCTGCCGCCGGTGCCGCCGCGCGCGCCGCGCACCGACGTGACGCTGCTCGATCGCCAGCAGGCCTTCGGCTACACCACCGAGGACCTGAAGCTCCTGATGGCGCCGATGGCCACCACCGGCCAGGAAGCGGTCGGCTCGATGGGCACGGACACGCCGATCTCGGTGCTCTCCGACAAGTCGAAGCTGCTCTACACCTACTTCAAGCAGAACTTCGCCCAGGTGACGAACCCGCCGATCGATCCGATCCGCGAGGAGCTCGTCATGAGCCTCGTCTCGTTCATCGGGCCGCGGCCGAACCTGTTCGACCTCTCGGGCGCCGGCCGCCGCAAGCGGCTGGAAGTGCGGCAGCCGATCCTGGAGAACCCGGATCTGGAGAAGATCCGCGCCATCGGCGAGCTGGACGACAACCCGTTCCAGTCGAAGACGCTCGACATCACCTATGCGATCGCACAGGGCGCCGAAGGCATGGCCGACGCGCTGGAGCGGCTCTGCGAGCGCGCCGAGGCGGCCGTCCATGGCGGCTACAACATCATCATCCTGTCGGATCGCATGATCGGGCCGGACCGGATCCCGATCCCCGCCCTGCTCGCCACCGCCGGCGTTCACCATCACCTGATCCGCAAGGGTCTTAGGACCTCCGTCGGTCTCGTTATCGAGACGGGCGAGGCGCGTGAGGTGCATCATTTCTGCGTGCTGGCCGGCTTCGGCGCCGAGGCGATCAACCCCTATCTCGCCTTCGAGACCCTGACCGACATGAAGAAGGACTTCCCCGAGGAGGTCGACGACGAAGAGATCGTGCATCGCTACGTCAAGTCGATCGACAAGGGCATCCTGAAGGTCATGTCCAAGATGGGCATCTCGACCTACCAGTCCTATTGCGGCGCGCAGATCTTCGACGCGATCGGTCTCGCTTCGGAATTCGTCGACCGCTACTTCTTCGGCACCGCCACCACCATCGAGGGCGTCGGCCTCAAGGAGATCGCGGAAGAGACCGTCCGCCGCCACGCCGCCGCCTTCGGCGACGGCGCGATCCTGCGCAACACGCTCGATATCGGCGGCGAGTACAACTACCGCATCCGCGGCGAGAAGCACGCCTGGTCGCCGGACTCGGTGGCGACCCTGCAGCATGCCGTCCGCACCGGTTCGTGGGAGCGCTACGACGACTTCGCCAAGGCGATGAACGAGCAGTCCAAGGCGCTGTTGACGCTGCGCGGCCTGTTCGAGATCAAGATGGCGGAGGACGTCGGCCTGACGCCGGTGCCGCTCGACGAGGTCGAGCCGGCGGCGGAGATCGTCAAGCGCTTCGCCACCGGCGCCATGTCGTTCGGCTCGATCTCGCGCGAGGCGCACACCACGCTCGCCATCGCCATGAACCGGATCGGCGGCAAGTCGAACACCGGCGAGGGCGGCGAGGAGGCCGAGCGCTTCCTGCCGCTGCCGAACGGCGACTCGATGCGTTCGTCGATCAAGCAGATCGCTTCCGGCCGCTTCGGCGTGACGACGGAATATCTCGTCAACTCCGACGTGATGCAGATCAAGGTGGCGCAGGGTGCCAAGCCCGGCGAAGGCGGTCAGCTGCCCGGCCACAAGGTCGACGCGACCATCGCCAAGGTCCGGCATTCGACGCCGGGCGTCGGCCTGATCTCGCCGCCGCCGCACCATGACATCTACTCGATCGAGGATCTGGCCCAGCTGATCTTCGATTTGAAGAACGTCAACCCGGAAGCCGACGTCTCGGTCAAGCTCGTCTCGGAAGTCGGCGTCGGCACGGTCGCCGCCGGCGTCGCCAAGGCGCGCGCCGACCACATCACGGTGTCCGGCTTCGAGGGTGGCACCGGCGCATCGCCGCTGACCTCGCTGAAGCATGCCGGCAGCCCGTGGGAAATCGGCCTCGCCGAGACCCAGCAGACGCTGGTGCTGAACGGCCTGCGCTCGCGCATCGCCCTGCAGGTCGATGGCGGCTTCCGCACCGGTCGCGACGTCATCATCGGCGCGCTGCTCGGCGCGGACGAGTTCGCCTTCTCGACGGCACCGCTGATCGCGGCCGGCTGCATCATGATGCGCAAGTGCCATCTGAACACCTGCCCGGTCGGCGTCGCCACGCAGGACCCCGTCCTGCGCAAGCGCTTCAAGGGCGAGCCGGAGCACGTCATCAACTACTTCTTCTTCGTCGCCGAGGAAGTGCGTCAGCTGATGGCGGCGATGGGCGCGCGCAGCCTCGAGGAGCTGATCGGCCAGTCCGACCGGCTCGACAAGGTGGCGGCGGTCAATCACTGGAAGGCGTCGGGCCTGGACTTCACCAAGCTGTTCCACAAGGTCGAGGCCGGCCCGGACGAAATCCGGCACACGCAGCGGCAGAAGCACCCGATCGAACATGTGCTCGATCGCAAGCTGATCGCCGAGGCCCAGCCTGCGCTTGCCACCGGCAAGCCGGTCCAGATCGAGGCCGCGATCCACAACACCGACCGCTCGGCCGGCGCCATGCTCTCCGGCGAAGTCGCCAAGCGCTATGGCAATGACGGCCTGCCGGACGACACGATCGCGATCACGCTGCGCGGCACCGCCGGGCAGAGCTTCGCCGCCTTCCTGGCGCGCGGCATCTCGATCGACCTGATCGGCGAAGGCAACGACTATGTCGGCAAGGGCCTTTCCGGCGGCCGCATCGTCGTGCGGCCGGCCGAGAACAGCCGCATCGTGCCAGAAAAGTCGATCATCGTCGGCAACACCGTGCTCTACGGTGCGACCGAGGGCGAGGCCTATTTCCGCGGCGTCGCCGGCGAGCGCTTCTCGGTCCGCAATTCGGGCGCGATCGCCGTCGTCGAAGGCTGCGGCGACCATGGCTGCGAATACATGACCGGCGGCATCGTCGTCGTCATCGGCAAGACCGGGCGCAACTTCGCGGCCGGCATGTCCGGCGGCATCGCCTATGTGCTCGACGAGGACGAAACCTTCGCCGAGCGCTGCAACCTGTCGATGGTCGAGATCCAGCCCGTCCAGGAAGAGGACGACCTGCTCGAGAAGCTGCACCACCATGGCGGTGACATCGAGCACAAGGGCCGGATCGACATCACGTCGAACATGAACCGCTTCGATGACGAGCGCCTGCACCGCCTGATCTCGCAGCATCTCCACTACACCGGCTCGAGCCGGGCCAAGGAGATCCTGGAGCACTGGGAAAGCTATCGTCCGAAATTCCGCAAGGTCATGCCGGTCGAGTATCGGCGCGCACTGATCGAGATGGAACGCGCGCGCTACGGCGTGGCGGCGGAGTGAGGGGAATAAAATGGGTAAGGTAACGGGCTTCCTCGAAATCGACCGCCAGGACCAGAAGTACCAGCCGGCTGCGGACCGCATCCGGCACTTCCGGGAATTCACCCTGCCGCTCAGCGACCAGGACGTGTCGCGGCAGGCGGCGCGCTGCATGGATTGCGGCGTTCCCTTCTGCCATGGCGACACCGGCTGTCCGGTGCACAACCAGATCCCGGACTGGAACGACCTCGTCTATTCCGGCGATTGGCAGGAGGCCGCGCGCAACCTGCATTCGACCAACAACTTCCCGGAGTTCACCGGCCGCATCTGCCCCGCCCCGTGCGAGGAAGCCTGCACGCTGAACCTCGAGAACATTCCGGTCGCCATCAAGTCGGTCGAGCAGTCGATCGCCGACAAGGCGTGGGATCAGGGCTGGATCAAGCCCGAGATCGCCGCGGTCAAGACCGGCAAGCGGGTCGCGGTCGTCGGTTCCGGCCCGGCGGGCCTCGCCGCCGCGCAGCAGCTCGCCCGCGCCGGCCATGACGTCCATGTCTTCGAGCGCGAGCCGAAGGCCGGCGGCCTGCTGCGCTACGGCATTCCGGACTTCAAGATGGAGAAGCACTTCATCGACCGGCGCGTCGCGCAGATCGAGGCCGAGGGCGCGACCTTCCACTACGGCCAGAACATCGGCGTCACCAAGCCGATGGCCGAGCTGGTCGCCGACCACGACGCCGTGCTGCTGACGGGCGGCGCCGAGGCGCCGCGCGATCCGAAGCTGCCGGGCGCGGAACTGGAGGGCGTGCATTACGCCATGCCGTTCCTGGTCCAGCAGAACCGCCGCGTCGGCCGCGAGGAGATCCACGAGGAGCCGATCATCGCGACCGGCAAGCGCGTGGTCGTCATCGGCGGCGGCGATACCGCGTCGGACTGCGTCGGCACCTCGTTCCGCCAGGGCGCGCTCGCCGTCACCCAGCTCGACATCCGCCCGATGCCGCCGGTCCAGGAAGACAAGCTCGCGGTCTGGCCCTACTGGCCGACCAAGTTCCGCACCTCTTCCTCGCAGGCCGAGGGCGCCGAGCGCGAGTTCGCCTGCGCGACGCTCGGCGTCGTCGGCAAGAACGGCAAGGTCACGGGCGTGCAGTGCGCCCGCGTCGACGAGAAGCGCCGGCCGATCGAGGGCACGGAGTTCATCATCCGCGCCGACTTGGTCTTCATGGCAATCGGCTTCGCCCATCCCCTGCACGAGGGCATGCTGACCGAACTCGGCGCTGATCTCGACAAGCGCGGCAACCTCGCGGCCAACACCCGCGACTACCGCACCTCGGTCGACAAGGTATTCGCCGCCGGCGACATGCGCCGTGGCCAGTCGCTGGTCGTCTGGGCGATCCGCGAGGGTCGCCAGGCCGCGCATTCGATCGACAAGCACCTGATGGGCGCGACCAACCTCGCCTGGTAGGCGACGCCCTATCTCTTAAAACGAAGAAGCCCCCGCCGGTCGCCGGCGGGGGCTTTTTCATGTCGGGTTCGACGAAGCTATTTCCGAGGCTGCATTTCCAGAACTCGACCATCATCCTGAGGTGCCCGGCGGGCCTCGAAGGAGGGTCCAGGAAGCTCCCTTCGGGAGCAAACGGCCAGCGCGGGAGTTTCAGAGCTCCGCTGAATCCTCCTTCGAGGCTTCGCTACCGCGAAGCACCTCAGGATGATGGCGGAGTCGGTCAATCGGCCTGGAAGACTGGGCTGTCTGGCGGCCTCTTCACCTCTCCCTGAGGGAGAGGTCGACGCACGAAGTGCGGCGGGTGAGGGTTTAGGAAACCATCCGGAGAGGCCGTAAACCCTCACCCGGAGCTTCGCTCCGACCTCTCCCTCAGGGAGAGGTGAGGCCTGAGCCCTGCATTCATGCTTCGGGTTCTCTCCCTCAGAGGAACCTTTGCAAAACACCACCCCCATCATGCTGAGGAGGCCCGCAGGGCCGTCTCGAAGCACGCAGAGCGGCCGTGCCATCGACAGGCTGCACATAGACCGTGCGTCCTTCGAGGCTTCGCTGGCGCGAAGCCCCTCAGGATGATGGAAATCGAGCGCCGCAGGGCTGCCGGACAGCGATGCGCCACGATCAGGAAGAGGTGAAGCGCCCCGCCCTATCGCAGCGCCGGCGCCAGTTGCGGCACGCCGGCGGTCGGGGCCGGCAGGATGACGATGCCGTCGACGATGCTGCCCGGCGCGTCGGCCGTTTCGTCCTCGGCATGCGGCGGCTTCCAGGCGAAATCGTCGACGCGGCCGGGCTGGGCGGCCGGCGACTTGCCCTCGACGGTCAGCTTGTACTGGACGCTGTCCGCCGCCGGGCCCGGCACGGTCTGGTCGCGAGCGCCGATCAGCTTGCCGTCGGCCGCGCCCGGCTCCGGATCGGTCAGCGAGATGACCGGGCCGACCTGGCGTTCCTTGCCGTCCGGGCCGATCTCCATCGTCGCATTCGGATTGGTCGGCGTCACCGAACTCATCGGCAGGCCGAACCCGCTGCCCTGGCGGATGTCGCGCTCGACGAAGAAGGCGAGCTTGCGCCGTCCCGCCTTGGTGAAGTTGATGCCGTCGCTGCCGCGCAGCGTCCGCGTCTGGCCCTCGACATCCGGGCCGCGCGCCACGAACTGGCCGCTCTCGTCGGCGAACCCGTCCCAGATGTCGATGAAACTGCCGCCGACGGCCTCGACCCGGCCCTTGAACAGCGTGTTGAGGAAGGCCATGTCGGCCGAGGCGTCCTTCGACCGCATCGGCGGCACGCCGACCCAGTAGACCGGCTTGCCATAGGCCTGCAGCGCTAGCAGAAAGCGCTCGACGCGCTGCTGGTAGGCCTTCTGCCATTCGTCCGAACGCGGCGCGAACCGGCCGTCCTTGGTCCGGATCTGCTGGCGGTCATTGGTTCCCATCAGCACGACGACCATGTCCGGCTTGTCGGCGACGAGCATCTCCGAGATCTTGCCGGCCCAGTCGAAATGGTCGTCGCGGACAAAGCCGGACGGACCGTCCGAGCGGTCGACGACGGCGAGGCGCGGTTCCTCGGCGAAGGCCTGGTCGAGCCCCCAGGCGAGGCCGCCGGCGACGAAATCGCCGACGACAAGCACCTTCTTGGCGTCCGGGTTCTTGGGCTGGATCTCCAGCGCCGGATAGACCGGCTCGGCCGGCGCGGCCGGCCGCTTCTTGCGCGGCTGCTCGTCGCGCGGCGCCCTCTGGGCGGAGGGCGGCCGCTGGCGGCCGATCTCGCCCGGCGGCACGGGGTAGGCCCCCGGCGGTGGCGGCCGCTCGATGCCGAACAGGCGATCGAGAAAGCCGGCGGGGCCCCTAAACTGCGCCGAGGCCGGCTCCATCACGCCAACCAGGGCAAAGGAAACCAGCAGGACGACGGCGACGGCGCGGAAGAGACGAACCAGCATGGCGATATCCGGCGGGAAGGACCGCCTGCCCTCGGCGGCCTTCCCTTGAGGAAAGGATCTTAACTGCCGGAGCGCAGGCGCTGCAACAGCCCCGTTGAGGCATAGCCGTCCGGGATCATGCCGGCCGACGCCTGGTAGGAGCGGATCGCCCGCTTGGTCCCGGCGCCGATCTTGCCGTCGACCGCGCCGGAATAATAGCCGTGCCGGCCGAGCAGCGACTGCAGTTCGGCCCGCTCGGACGCCTGCAGCGGCCGTGCGTCGCGCGGCCAGCCGGAGACGAAATCATTGCCGCCGCGCAGCCGGTCCGACAGGTGGCCGACCGCGAGCGCGTAGGCATCGGCGTTGTTGTAGCGCTTGATGACGCGGAAATTCTGCAGGAGCAGGAAGGCCGGGCCGCCGGCGCCCGCCGGCGCATAGAGGCGCGCCGGTTCGTTCGAGGCCGGGAACGGCCGGCCGGCGACGCGGTGCAGACCGAGCTTGCGCCACTGGTCGAGCGACAGCGTCTCGCCGGAATCGGCATGGCGCCAGTCGAAGCCGGCCGGCAGCTCGACCTCGTAGCCCCAGGTCTGGCCGTGCCGCCAGCCCATCTTGGCGAGATAGTTGGCCGTCGAGGCGAGCGCGTCGACCTCCGAGGTCCAGATGTTGCGCTTGCCGTCGCCGTCGAAATCGACCGCATAGGCCTGGTAGGTGGTCGGGATGAACTGGGTGTGGCCCATGGCGCCGGCCCAGGAGCCGACCATGCCGCGCGGCGTCACGTCGCCGTTCTGGATGATCTTCAGCGCCGCGATCAGCTGCTGGCGGCCGTACTTGGCACGCGAGCCGCCCTGATAGGCGAGCGTCGCCAGCGAGCGGATGGTGTTCTTGACGATCTTGTCGTTGGTCAGCACCTGGCCATAGGAGGATTCCATCCCCCAGATCGCCACCACGACGCTGCGGTCGACGCCGAAGGCCTGCTCGATCTGG
Coding sequences within:
- a CDS encoding glutamate synthase subunit beta translates to MGKVTGFLEIDRQDQKYQPAADRIRHFREFTLPLSDQDVSRQAARCMDCGVPFCHGDTGCPVHNQIPDWNDLVYSGDWQEAARNLHSTNNFPEFTGRICPAPCEEACTLNLENIPVAIKSVEQSIADKAWDQGWIKPEIAAVKTGKRVAVVGSGPAGLAAAQQLARAGHDVHVFEREPKAGGLLRYGIPDFKMEKHFIDRRVAQIEAEGATFHYGQNIGVTKPMAELVADHDAVLLTGGAEAPRDPKLPGAELEGVHYAMPFLVQQNRRVGREEIHEEPIIATGKRVVVIGGGDTASDCVGTSFRQGALAVTQLDIRPMPPVQEDKLAVWPYWPTKFRTSSSQAEGAEREFACATLGVVGKNGKVTGVQCARVDEKRRPIEGTEFIIRADLVFMAIGFAHPLHEGMLTELGADLDKRGNLAANTRDYRTSVDKVFAAGDMRRGQSLVVWAIREGRQAAHSIDKHLMGATNLAW
- a CDS encoding SGNH family hydrolase produces the protein MLVRLFRAVAVVLLVSFALVGVMEPASAQFRGPAGFLDRLFGIERPPPPGAYPVPPGEIGRQRPPSAQRAPRDEQPRKKRPAAPAEPVYPALEIQPKNPDAKKVLVVGDFVAGGLAWGLDQAFAEEPRLAVVDRSDGPSGFVRDDHFDWAGKISEMLVADKPDMVVVLMGTNDRQQIRTKDGRFAPRSDEWQKAYQQRVERFLLALQAYGKPVYWVGVPPMRSKDASADMAFLNTLFKGRVEAVGGSFIDIWDGFADESGQFVARGPDVEGQTRTLRGSDGINFTKAGRRKLAFFVERDIRQGSGFGLPMSSVTPTNPNATMEIGPDGKERQVGPVISLTDPEPGAADGKLIGARDQTVPGPAADSVQYKLTVEGKSPAAQPGRVDDFAWKPPHAEDETADAPGSIVDGIVILPAPTAGVPQLAPALR
- a CDS encoding lytic murein transglycosylase; protein product: MAFWSPPVSAMQPIRAAGTRAFLLVLMLLAGLLPAMADAAGQRWVASFWPTAQKAGISRSVYNAALGNFTPDPDVLAKAQSQAEFVKPLWEYLDGAVSAKRLENGRDMLKQYDRQLRQIEQAFGVDRSVVVAIWGMESSYGQVLTNDKIVKNTIRSLATLAYQGGSRAKYGRQQLIAALKIIQNGDVTPRGMVGSWAGAMGHTQFIPTTYQAYAVDFDGDGKRNIWTSEVDALASTANYLAKMGWRHGQTWGYEVELPAGFDWRHADSGETLSLDQWRKLGLHRVAGRPFPASNEPARLYAPAGAGGPAFLLLQNFRVIKRYNNADAYALAVGHLSDRLRGGNDFVSGWPRDARPLQASERAELQSLLGRHGYYSGAVDGKIGAGTKRAIRSYQASAGMIPDGYASTGLLQRLRSGS